One genomic segment of Sphaerodactylus townsendi isolate TG3544 linkage group LG07, MPM_Stown_v2.3, whole genome shotgun sequence includes these proteins:
- the DNAJB5 gene encoding dnaJ homolog subfamily B member 5 isoform X2 — MPAILLFWSRAERNKESVAGTVCTMGKDYYKALGIQSAANEDEIKKAYRKMALKYHPDKNKDPSAEDKFKEIAEAYDVLSDPKKRAVYDQYGEEGLKTGGGSSGNSGNTFHYTFHGDPHATFASFFGGSNPFDIFFTSGRSRIFNGFDHDDMDVDEDSDDPFSAFGRFGFNGLSGVHRRHPEPIHMRRKVQDPPVVHELKVSLEEIYHGATKRMKITRRRLNPDGRTVRTEDKILNIVIKRGWKEGTKITFPKEGDATPDNIPADIVFLLKDKPHAHFRRDGTNIIYVAMISLKEALCGCTVNIPTVDGRVIPLPCSDIIKPGTVKRLRGEGLPFPKVPTQRGDLIVEFKVRFPDRIAPQTRQILKQHLPCS, encoded by the exons ATGCCCGCCATCCTGCTCTTCTGGAGCCGCGCGGAGAG GAATAAAGAGTCGGTGGCAGGGACCGTCTGCACGATGGGGAAAGATTACTACAAGGCCCTGGGGATCCAGTCGGCAGCCAACGAAGATGAGATCAAGAAGGCCTACAGGAAAATGGCCCTGAAGTACCACCCTGACAAGAATAAGGATCCCAGCGCAGAGGACAAGTTCAAGGAGATTGCCGAGGCCTACGACGTCCTCAGCGATCCCAAGAAACGGGCCGTCTATGACCAATATGGGGAGGAAG GGCTCAAGACGGGGGGCGGCTCCTCCGGCAACTCGGGAAACACTTTCCACTACACCTTCCACGGAGACCCCCACGCCACCTTCGCCTCCTTCTTTGGGGGCTCCAACCCGTTCGACATCTTCTTCACCAGCGGCCGCTCCCGGATCTTCAACGGCTTTGACCACGACGACATGGATGTCGACGAGGACAGCGACGACCCGTTCAGCGCCTTCGGGCGGTTTGGCTTCAACGGCCTGAGCGGCGTGCACCGGCGGCACCCGGAGCCCATCCACATGCGCCGGAAAGTGCAGGACCCGCCCGTGGTCCACGAACTGAAGGTCTCCCTGGAGGAGATCTACCACGGGGCCACGAAGCGGATGAAGATCACCCGCCGGCGGCTGAACCCGGACGGGAGGACTGTGCGGACCGAAGACAAGATCCTGAACATCGTCATCAAGCGGGGCTGGAAAGAGGGCACCAAGATCACCTTCCCCAAGGAGGGAGACGCCACGCCGGACAACATCCCTGCCGACATCGTCTTCCTCTTGAAGGACAAGCCCCACGCCCACTTCAGGCGGGACGGGACGAACATCATCTACGTGGCCATGATCAGCCTGAAAGAG gcCTTGTGCGGCTGCACCGTCAACATTCCCACCGTCGACGGGCGCGTCATCCCCCTGCCCTGCAGCGACATCATCAAGCCCGGCACAGTGAAGAGACTGCGAGGGGAggggctgcccttccccaaggtGCCCACTCAGCGCGGAGACTTGATTGTAGAGTTCAAAGTCCGCTTCCCGGACCGGATAGCCCCCCAGACCCGGCAGATCCTCAAGCAACACCTCCCCTGCTCCTag
- the DNAJB5 gene encoding dnaJ homolog subfamily B member 5 isoform X1, translating into MFRIRVEPARVSAWGMNLSVKWRNKESVAGTVCTMGKDYYKALGIQSAANEDEIKKAYRKMALKYHPDKNKDPSAEDKFKEIAEAYDVLSDPKKRAVYDQYGEEGLKTGGGSSGNSGNTFHYTFHGDPHATFASFFGGSNPFDIFFTSGRSRIFNGFDHDDMDVDEDSDDPFSAFGRFGFNGLSGVHRRHPEPIHMRRKVQDPPVVHELKVSLEEIYHGATKRMKITRRRLNPDGRTVRTEDKILNIVIKRGWKEGTKITFPKEGDATPDNIPADIVFLLKDKPHAHFRRDGTNIIYVAMISLKEALCGCTVNIPTVDGRVIPLPCSDIIKPGTVKRLRGEGLPFPKVPTQRGDLIVEFKVRFPDRIAPQTRQILKQHLPCS; encoded by the exons ATGTTCAGGATCCGGGTGGAGCCGGCGCGGGTGAGCGCCTGGGGCATGAACCTGTCCGTCAAGTGGCG GAATAAAGAGTCGGTGGCAGGGACCGTCTGCACGATGGGGAAAGATTACTACAAGGCCCTGGGGATCCAGTCGGCAGCCAACGAAGATGAGATCAAGAAGGCCTACAGGAAAATGGCCCTGAAGTACCACCCTGACAAGAATAAGGATCCCAGCGCAGAGGACAAGTTCAAGGAGATTGCCGAGGCCTACGACGTCCTCAGCGATCCCAAGAAACGGGCCGTCTATGACCAATATGGGGAGGAAG GGCTCAAGACGGGGGGCGGCTCCTCCGGCAACTCGGGAAACACTTTCCACTACACCTTCCACGGAGACCCCCACGCCACCTTCGCCTCCTTCTTTGGGGGCTCCAACCCGTTCGACATCTTCTTCACCAGCGGCCGCTCCCGGATCTTCAACGGCTTTGACCACGACGACATGGATGTCGACGAGGACAGCGACGACCCGTTCAGCGCCTTCGGGCGGTTTGGCTTCAACGGCCTGAGCGGCGTGCACCGGCGGCACCCGGAGCCCATCCACATGCGCCGGAAAGTGCAGGACCCGCCCGTGGTCCACGAACTGAAGGTCTCCCTGGAGGAGATCTACCACGGGGCCACGAAGCGGATGAAGATCACCCGCCGGCGGCTGAACCCGGACGGGAGGACTGTGCGGACCGAAGACAAGATCCTGAACATCGTCATCAAGCGGGGCTGGAAAGAGGGCACCAAGATCACCTTCCCCAAGGAGGGAGACGCCACGCCGGACAACATCCCTGCCGACATCGTCTTCCTCTTGAAGGACAAGCCCCACGCCCACTTCAGGCGGGACGGGACGAACATCATCTACGTGGCCATGATCAGCCTGAAAGAG gcCTTGTGCGGCTGCACCGTCAACATTCCCACCGTCGACGGGCGCGTCATCCCCCTGCCCTGCAGCGACATCATCAAGCCCGGCACAGTGAAGAGACTGCGAGGGGAggggctgcccttccccaaggtGCCCACTCAGCGCGGAGACTTGATTGTAGAGTTCAAAGTCCGCTTCCCGGACCGGATAGCCCCCCAGACCCGGCAGATCCTCAAGCAACACCTCCCCTGCTCCTag
- the DNAJB5 gene encoding dnaJ homolog subfamily B member 5 isoform X3, whose translation MGKDYYKALGIQSAANEDEIKKAYRKMALKYHPDKNKDPSAEDKFKEIAEAYDVLSDPKKRAVYDQYGEEGLKTGGGSSGNSGNTFHYTFHGDPHATFASFFGGSNPFDIFFTSGRSRIFNGFDHDDMDVDEDSDDPFSAFGRFGFNGLSGVHRRHPEPIHMRRKVQDPPVVHELKVSLEEIYHGATKRMKITRRRLNPDGRTVRTEDKILNIVIKRGWKEGTKITFPKEGDATPDNIPADIVFLLKDKPHAHFRRDGTNIIYVAMISLKEALCGCTVNIPTVDGRVIPLPCSDIIKPGTVKRLRGEGLPFPKVPTQRGDLIVEFKVRFPDRIAPQTRQILKQHLPCS comes from the exons ATGGGGAAAGATTACTACAAGGCCCTGGGGATCCAGTCGGCAGCCAACGAAGATGAGATCAAGAAGGCCTACAGGAAAATGGCCCTGAAGTACCACCCTGACAAGAATAAGGATCCCAGCGCAGAGGACAAGTTCAAGGAGATTGCCGAGGCCTACGACGTCCTCAGCGATCCCAAGAAACGGGCCGTCTATGACCAATATGGGGAGGAAG GGCTCAAGACGGGGGGCGGCTCCTCCGGCAACTCGGGAAACACTTTCCACTACACCTTCCACGGAGACCCCCACGCCACCTTCGCCTCCTTCTTTGGGGGCTCCAACCCGTTCGACATCTTCTTCACCAGCGGCCGCTCCCGGATCTTCAACGGCTTTGACCACGACGACATGGATGTCGACGAGGACAGCGACGACCCGTTCAGCGCCTTCGGGCGGTTTGGCTTCAACGGCCTGAGCGGCGTGCACCGGCGGCACCCGGAGCCCATCCACATGCGCCGGAAAGTGCAGGACCCGCCCGTGGTCCACGAACTGAAGGTCTCCCTGGAGGAGATCTACCACGGGGCCACGAAGCGGATGAAGATCACCCGCCGGCGGCTGAACCCGGACGGGAGGACTGTGCGGACCGAAGACAAGATCCTGAACATCGTCATCAAGCGGGGCTGGAAAGAGGGCACCAAGATCACCTTCCCCAAGGAGGGAGACGCCACGCCGGACAACATCCCTGCCGACATCGTCTTCCTCTTGAAGGACAAGCCCCACGCCCACTTCAGGCGGGACGGGACGAACATCATCTACGTGGCCATGATCAGCCTGAAAGAG gcCTTGTGCGGCTGCACCGTCAACATTCCCACCGTCGACGGGCGCGTCATCCCCCTGCCCTGCAGCGACATCATCAAGCCCGGCACAGTGAAGAGACTGCGAGGGGAggggctgcccttccccaaggtGCCCACTCAGCGCGGAGACTTGATTGTAGAGTTCAAAGTCCGCTTCCCGGACCGGATAGCCCCCCAGACCCGGCAGATCCTCAAGCAACACCTCCCCTGCTCCTag